In Vitis riparia cultivar Riparia Gloire de Montpellier isolate 1030 chromosome 19, EGFV_Vit.rip_1.0, whole genome shotgun sequence, the following proteins share a genomic window:
- the LOC117909249 gene encoding uncharacterized protein LOC117909249 translates to MAGRLLELKRPHLYWTPCAAHCLDLMLEDIGKLPNIKRTLERAISLNGYIYNRSGLLNMMRRFTGQRELLRPAKTRFATAFITLSRLHEQKNNLRKMFTSSDWSDSKWAKEQKGKTIANIVLMPSFWNTIVFCLKVSGPLVRVLRLVDGEKKAPMGYIYEAMNRAKDAIVRSLMEMKRSTKKSSTSLIRGGRFSFIGLCMQQGTF, encoded by the exons atggcag GGAGGTTGTTAGAATTAAAGCGCCCACATTTGTATTGGACACCATGTGCTGCACATTGCCTTGACTTGATGTTGGAAGATATTGGAAAGCTACCAAACATCAAGAGGACATTGGAGAGGGCTATATCACTAAATGGGTATATTTATAATCGCTCAGGGCTACTCAACATGATGAGGCGGTTTACTGGACAAAGGGAATTGCTTAGGCCTGCTAAGACTCGGTTTGCAACTGCTTTTATCACATTATCGCGattgcatgaacaaaaaaacaatttgaggaAGATGTTTACAAGCTCAGATTGGTCAGATAGTAAATGGGCAAAAGAGCAGAAGGGGAAAACTATAGCCAACATAGTTctaatgccttcattttggaacACTATTGTGTTTTGCTTAAAGGTTTCGGGTCCCCTAGTTCGTGTGCTTCGTttggttgatggtgaaaaaaaagcTCCTATGGGATACATCTATGAGGCCATGAATAGAGCTAAGGATGCAATTGTGAGAAGtttaatggaaatgaagagaagtacaaagaaatcttcaacATCATTGATAAGAGGTGGGAGATTCAGCTTCATCGGCCTTTGCATGCAGCAGGGTACTTTTTGA
- the LOC117909248 gene encoding COP9 signalosome complex subunit 6a-like, whose translation MASSSSSGLTFKLHPLVIVNISDHYTRVKSQTQPPHLSSNGGEGAAAAASPPPPPPRVFGCVIGVQRGRTVEIFNSFELLYDPSTHSLDRSFLEKKQELYKKVFPNFYILGWYSTGSDAQESDMHIHKALMDINESPVYVLLNPSINHAQKDLPVTIYESELHVIDGIPQLIFVRANYTIETVEAERISVDHVAHLKPSDGGSAATQLAAHLTGIHSAIKMLNSRIRVLHHYLLAMQKGVCLFCLFRNLNLFEVVEERIGFSLRKSIEERTKSSGERGTQRILVNQISKEAANIPKNILQIHRNYFCQVSDS comes from the exons ATGGCGTCTTCATCAAGCAGTGGGCTCACATTCAAGCTCCATCCGCTGGTAATTGTTAACATATCGGATCACTACACGAGAGTGAAATCTCAGACTCAACCTCCTCATCTTAGTAGCAATGGAGGCGAGGGAGCTGCGGCGGCCGCATCGCCTCCGCCTCCTCCACCCAGGGTCTTTGGTTGCGTGATTGGGGTCCAGAGAGGACGCACTGTTGAGATCTTTAACAGTTTTGAACTTCTGTATGATCCATCTACTCATTCTCTCGACAGATCCTTCCTTGAGAAGAAGCAAGAGCTCT ATAAGAAGGTCTTTCCGAACTTTTATATACTTGGATGGTACTCCACCGGAAGTGATGCCCAAGAATCAGATATGCATATTCATAAAGCT TTGATGGATATTAATGAAAGCCCTGTCTATGTTCTTCTCAATCCGTCAATCAATCATGCACAAAAGGATCTCCCTGTGACTATCTATGAAAGTG AGCTGCATGTCATAGATGGGATTCCACAGCTTATTTTTGTTCGTGCAAACTATACTATTGAG ACGGTAGAAGCAGAAAGGATCTCAGTTGATCATGTTGCTCATCTTAAACCATCTGATGGAGGTTCTGCTGCAACTCAAT TGGCTGCCCACCTCACGGGGATACATAGTGCCATCAAGATGCTAAATAGCAGAATCCGTGTTCTTCATCATTATCTGCTTGCTATGCAAAAAGGTGTAtgtcttttttgtttatttagaaatttgaatttgttcGAAGTAGTGGAAGAGAGGATAGGATTTTCTCTAAGAAAAAGCATAGAGGAAAGAACTAAATCCTCGGGGGAGAGGGGAACCCAAAGGATACTGGTAAATCAAATATCAAAGGAGGCTGCAAACATTCCCAAGAACATCCTCCAAATTCACAGAAACTATTTTTGCCAGGTTTCAGACTCTTAG